From one Phocoena sinus isolate mPhoSin1 chromosome 6, mPhoSin1.pri, whole genome shotgun sequence genomic stretch:
- the CAVIN4 gene encoding caveolae-associated protein 4, giving the protein MEHNGSASNADKIHQNRLSSVTEDEDQDAALTIVTVLDKVAAIVDSVQASQKRLEERHREMENAMKTVQIDLLKFSQSHSNTGYVINKLLEKTRKISAHIKEVRARVEKQQTHVKKVESKQEEIMKKNKFRVVIFQEDIQCPTSLSIMKDRSLTAEGPEEEDDIFDPPVDLSSDEEYYVEESRSARLKKSGRERIDNIKKAFSRENMQKTRQNFDKKVNRIRTRIVTPERRERLRQSGERLRQSGERLKQSGERFKKSISNAAPSKEAFKMHSLRKTKDRPAAEGPEEVREIGVDIIARSESLGPISELYTEMLSETDPEEARASHPPREGGEISTPEPLKVTFKPQVKVEDDESLLLDLKQ; this is encoded by the exons atggaacatAATGGGTCTGCTTCAAATGCTGATAAAATCCACCAGAATCGCCTGTCGAGTGTGACAGAAGATGAAGACCAAGACGCTGCTCTTACCATCGTGACTGTGCTGGACAAAGTAGCTGCCATCGTGGACAGCGTGCAGGCCAGCCAGAAGAGGCTagaggagagacacagggagatggAAAATGCCATGAAGACCGTCCAGATTGACCTGCTGAAGTTTTCGCAGTCACACAGCAACACAGGTTATGTCATTAACAAGCTGTTGGAGAAAACGCGCAAGATCAGTGCTCACATTAAAGAAGTGAGGGCCCGAGTGGAGAAGCAACAAACTCACGTCAAAAAAGTTGAATCCAAGCAAGAGGAAATAATGAAGAAGAACAAATTCCGTGTGGTAATATTCCAG gaGGATATTCAGTGTCCAACATCCCTGTCTATCATGAAAGACAGAAGCTTGACTGCTGAGGGTCCAGAGGAGGAGGACGATATCTTCGATCCCCCAGTTGATCTGTCTTCGGATGAAGAATATTATGTTGAAGAGAGCAGATCTGCCAGGCTTAAAAAGTCAGGCAGGGAGCGCATTGATAATATCAAAAAGGCCTTTTCCAGAGAAAACATGCAGAAGACACGGCAGAATTTTGACAAGAAAGTGAACCGAATTAGGACTAGAATAGTGacaccagagaggagagagcggCTAAGGCAGTCAGGGGAGAGGTTAAGGCAGTCGGGGGAGAGGCTGAAGCAGTCAGGGGAAAGGTTTAAGAAATCTATTTCTAATGCAGCTCCTTCAAAGGAAGCTTTTAAGATGCATAGCCTTCGGAAAACTAAAGACCGTCCTGCGGCCGAAGGTCCCGAAGAGGTCAGGGAGATAGGGGTGGACATCATTGCCAGGAGCGAGTCTCTGGGCCCCATCAGTGAGCTGTACACCGAGATGCTCAGTGAAACAGACCCCGAGGAGGCCAGAGCCTCACATCCTCCCCGAGAAGGTGGGGAAATCTCGACCCCCGAGcctttaaaagttacttttaaacCCCAGGTGAAAGTAGAGGATGACGAATCTCTTTTGCTAGATTTAAAGCAGTAA